In the genome of Danaus plexippus chromosome 18 unlocalized genomic scaffold, MEX_DaPlex mxdp_20, whole genome shotgun sequence, the window AAAATAATTAGGGAAGCAGAGAAAATAGTAGGATATCCGACCTCCTTCATGAATTTGAGGTGGTTATTAAGTGATGAGTTCGCCAATCTTGCTGTGCAATTGCGAAAAATTGTAAGTACtatttgaatattacaaacaattatTCTCTGTTTTTActcttaaatgtttataacatactaattcttgtataaaatttatcataaattgtttcattgtattatatttttcatgttatttttttatatcttaagaaATTTCCATATCTTAATTTGAACACCCTAACATTTAAgggttttgtaaaaattttaatgattgaaAATCTTTatggatatattatttatctaacaaatattatatgaaatgcaacattaattaatgcttttgtgttatgtaataaaacacaagGTTCAGTCAAGGTTATTTCCTCAGAAACATGTTTTGaaacacaatttattattgtaatcattatgaaccttcaaaatttaatatgagatCTTTTGCTGaatttgacattgacatataaatatattactcataaactaattattatatgtaaaacttTTAGGTAGGTAGCAACCATCCCATTTTAAAGACGGCTAAAACTCTCCTTAATAATCAGCACAACAACCTTCAGCCATGGGGTCTCATAATATTGCTGTTGTCCAAAGCAACAAATGAATCCACCCATTCAGTACAAAATACAACACTTGTGGAGCACCAACGAATGTTAGCCGAGTTAACAGAAATGATACGCACTGGCCACTACATACACAGAGGTCTCCTCAACATACCCGTTGAAGAGCGAGACAAAACCACAGACACATCAATGTTTGCAAACAAAATTGCTATATTGATTGGTGATTATTTACTTGTTACAGCCAACGGAATGTTGGCTCGTTTGAAAAATCAAGAtttgtcatatttaatatctacagCATTAAGAGATCTCAGTGAAGGTGAATTCTTTGGTCCTCGGGACTGTCAAAACCTGCCTCTACCTGGAAAACCTTCAGATGGGAAtagtataaatttcaaaatatctaaTGACACAGCACCATTAAATAACTCAAATGTGTTAGGGTCACCCAAGGAAGAATGGATGATACGGACTTTGTATAATGGTGGGACTTTATTTGGACGGGGTTGTGAGGGTGCGGTATTGCTTGCTGGGAAGAGTGCAGCAGAGCAAAAGCAGGCCTACCTCTTTGGCTGCCACTTATGCTTAGCATGGCAAGCCGCAAGTGAATTACAAAAGTTTAGTTCAACAAGCAAAGAGCCAGTTTCTCTTGTGAGTGCCCCATTTTTATTTGCCATTAACGAAAATCCTGAATTATATGACATGGTTAAAGACGTACATAAAATACCAAGCTTAGATTTTGAGGATATCAAAGCCAAGGTCGCAGAAACTAATGCTATTGAGAGaactaaattgttatattcagATAATGCATCTAAGGCAAtccgttatattaatatgtttggtAACAACGAGTCAGTAGATGCTATTAAAAGATTCATCGAGACTtgatgtaaattttgtttaggTAAATTTTAggcacaaatttaaaaatatatcttgtatacataatagtaataattatcatGTCTTATGATATGCACACCTATTGTGTGACGTGTCCAATTGATACACTACCActgataatattgataaaatatttgaaatagaatttttactGTTGCCGCATCAGAAATGTTTATCAGAATCAGAgattatatatacagatattatGAAAGTTGCCAGATAAGTAGGGCAgggtatattttgtaataatatattctttagcATTGTTTGAAGTTTCCGATTAATTTTACCTTAACATATTGAGTAATTAGAACATTTACTTCTTtgctttaatttgtttttgttttttaaagatgAAGTTATACTGTATAATATAAGCAAAGGACttgttatagtatttttttttgaaaaatgatttttttactcacttatatatatttagcaaTGATAAAATGTTGCTATATACGCAATTGCTCGCAACGGTGATTATTCCAAagaattgtgtttaaaatgatatctATATCAGTCGCCACAGGACTTAAGTAAGAGTGGCATCCTCATTAACACCAGtatcttttaatatgaaatacacAGGATTTGTGAATAGAAAACGTAAAAAACTGTCTGTTAATAGGCACAATAACGATGCCAACTTATAGTTACTACGtagattatattaagtttattgtatgcttatttacttttaattattatattgttatacagTAAGATGGTTGTTAAATGTTTGAGGttgtttaactaaatatattttatgatcagATGTCCGATAAAGCCTAACCTTACATTTACATCGTCGTGTTGTAAGAACGCGACcttgtttaataattcatattttggaATCGTTTCTGTTAATGTGCTCTAGGATTCCTATTTGTTGTGATAACATCagtcattgttttaaaaataaataaatataattgtttgttttattttatataaaacaccttTTACTGATTACGCACTACACTACACTTACTTTTTTTAGTAAcatggttttaatttttattcatataaatcacttgttaaactaattatcatattaaattaacatatttaaccAACAttctaaattgtattttataaaatatcacaccAATGACCTCTTTAATTGACACTATATTAATTTCCCgccatttttatctttattagcGTCAcaggtaaattaaaaaaaaagtattataaagtcatattatactttattaaaatcatacatatttgtttatagttttcaatcGGACTCAAAATATCGACGATGGCAATGGAAATCAAGTTCTTATTcttcaaagtaaataatatgattctttttataaaactttttcattgttcctaatttaaaaacacttaCTTTCATATGATGtagttcaaaaaaataattgagaatattaatttgcgtctatatttagatatattatttcgcCTTTACTCCATGTATTGTAGTGTTTCGTTATGTACTGTCCAAGCCATCTTCTGTATTGCAGCACGGGCGTCCTTGACAGGGAATTGGTCACTATTCCTCATTATAGCTTCTATTTCCTCATTAAGAAATATCGTCAAATACTCCAAAGATCTAGTCGCCCTCACAGCGTAATATAATTGCTTGTATTCTATAGGCTTTTTCTCTAACTTTGATTCTATAATATAGCTATAGATTGTTGGATACTCCCATAGTGCTATAATTACGGGAGCCCCAACTAACGAATAAGAATATGGATGTGTGAAGAAGTCTTTCACGTCCAGATACAATTGCCAGATAATAGCCAAGTGTCCTCCCAAAATATAAGCCTGCCTTTCCATATCCTTTCCCCAACCAGCAAGTTTCATAGCACCCTGACAGCCCTTTCCAAGTAAACTTCCAGATGTTAGCATTGTACGTAAAAGCCACTCGTCTTTCCCCTGACCGAGAAATTCGTTGGAACCAAGTTTAGCAAGGTTATCCTCCTCTTCCCAGACATAGTGACTCTTTACTTCGTTGCTGGCTGCAAAGTATGAGATCAAtatttacagaataaaaaaaataaacctctATATGTATAACTCTATACAACAACATTATGCATACATACAAAGAAAACTGTGTTGATTGTAAGAGTTGAGATCTAAATTATAGCAGATATGCTTTCTAAATTCAAtactattatttcttaaactattttaacaaGCTACACCTATGTGATTTCCTCAATTACTATCCTCACGAATACACTGTTATGCAGATGTTTATTAGCATTCTgttgcaaattttaaatatagcgCGAAGGCATTAGTAAGTGTTTAATTACTACGTTAACTCCAACTTTGATTTTCAGTTGTGCACATATTAATGATACCatagtttgaaaattatagtttgataATAAACAAACTGTCACGTCACTGAAAGCAATTAAAGATGaataaaatcgtttaaatttattactgacGAAAGTGTATATGGAATTGTGTTAGTTATCTcttatcaatgaaataaatagtaaacaaaACACTCACCCTTTGGTCTACTGGGCAGGGGATTGTGGTCATCGTCGTGGTCGCCGAGAAAATCTCCCTCAACCAAATCCCGGAGACCAGTCGAGATAAGCTCGGTCACTTCATTGTTGTGCAAACCGCCTAAATGTTGGAGGCACGTTGCTAGCAAATAGTCtcctgaaaaatatttaacagattccgttattgattttttattattaagtaattattatattatatggaaaaataatgatacctaagatttataaataaaacaaagcttTTCGGATATTATCCCGCGATTTTATTTCACCTCAACTGAtcgtgatcacgattgctaTAAAGAAACCGATATCGAGTTTAtgtagtaatataataattaaaaaaacgtcATAATATCCAAAAACCTTTTGTTACGTTTATATggaaaaatgtttgaaatttctTTGAATACTTGTTACAAGGCTATACGTAAAAGTAACAGCCGGGAGTATACAAACATTACTCCCTTATTCATTCCTTCAGCTCTTGAACAGGGTCAAAGCATTGAATGACATTGCATGGCCTCTGCCAGATCTCCAAATGATAACctattgtattgtaaatcAATGCTAGTCTCGTCACCGGACGACATTAAGGctattttctattttgaaaaaaaaaactttagtgACCGAGAATATATCCTGTCGTAGTTATAGTAAAATACTCCCGAGTTTGTAATTTACTCCTACTCCTAAGCTGACAGACGTGAGACATGCGATAGGTGAAAGAAAGTTGAGACGTTACAAGAGTGTATCAATTTATTGGCCACTACATTAATAACGTTTGATTTTCGTCATAATCAAAATccatataaatgatattatgaCATTGTTTAATAGAATATCATCACACAAAGCAGTTATGCTTATTGCACGtgatatctatgtatatatatttttatttatttatatatttgggcACCTCATCATAACTCATAAGTGAATAATGAATAGTTTCAAATTAGTGTTAATCAACTAAATCAAGAATGTAACTGTAGTTATCTGCTTGGCAGGAAGAGGGTCCGCATTATATATAGTTTCCGGAGctgataaaacatttaaaataggtTGAATAGCTCCAAATACTTACACTggtaaactaaataaatcttattaccAATTATTTTTAGCCTaccaataatttttacatattatgtgtatatatattaacacgtGAAGCCTAacctttgttaatatttatatgaaaatttcgtGAAATATCACTACGTTAAAAATTACCTGTAAGCAGAAATACATTCAATTTGTGCAAGTGAAATTAGGCCGCCATCTTTTTCtctaatatatatgtcaatGAATTACTGTCGAATAACTATCGTTCGGCAACATTTAGGTAGTTGTATTAAAAAGTAGTGCAATTAATACGTTGATAAGTTTAACTAAAACCATCTCGTCAACTAACCTGTAagcaatacaattttatttccatataacAAATCCTTATACTTTTTCCCGTGTTTCTCCTTCTCCTGTAAATTGGCCATGGTCTTGTGGATCAAATGGCCAGTTCTCTTCATCTCCACGATCTCAGCCAGCGCCCTCTGTGCGTGGAGGACTCCCGAGTCATAGTGATCTCTCGTGTACTTCCTGACATCGATACCGGCAGCTTTCGATGCCAAAAGAATTATAAGTCCCACTGATTGAAGGTTGCTTTTGGAGCCAATGAGTAGGTTCTTCGCCGATTTCAAGAGCGGATGATTTGTGCCGAcctgcaatatttttttattcactggcctaaaataaaaacctcaTTTACTGAGTGAAATGAGGTTAAACctaatatctatattatttggaatatttgataatatcagattcaaataattttcttttattttatattatcacttTTTCCAATTATTCCTAATCCTCACTAcaagtttaaaaacaatactaCATACGGAGCATTTTCAATCTTGTGCATACGATGATACGCGCGTATTAAAGTAAGGacatctaattattattatacattacaatACCATTTGCCTTTTCTAACTACCGTCAATTGTATTTTAGTTGGAAGTATTAATTTACCAGTTTCCTCAACTGTATAGCTGTGTTAGCGATCTCATCATTGAACAGCCACCTCAGGTTCAGGAAAGACGTTGGATAGCCAACGATTTGCTCTGCCTCCGAGATGACATCACGCCAGTCGAGCTCCTCGCGTTTGCAAGAGCTGTGACGAACGGATGCATTGGCTGTGATTCGCGTAAAgcaatttgattttatatatttcaatggtTTAAACATGCTTTTAATTGGAAtagatattgtataaatattagtcTATTTTACGTCAGCTATGACAGCATGTTCATGATAGAACATAAATAGAAgtgtaggtatttttttttaataaataggatCATATACAACCttcttacata includes:
- the LOC116773193 gene encoding all trans-polyprenyl-diphosphate synthase PDSS2-like — translated: MSYAMLRYFRRTALLSSKKRLESTMTNLTQEDFSFHPPMPQWSKIIREAEKIVGYPTSFMNLRWLLSDEFANLAVQLRKIVGSNHPILKTAKTLLNNQHNNLQPWGLIILLLSKATNESTHSVQNTTLVEHQRMLAELTEMIRTGHYIHRGLLNIPVEERDKTTDTSMFANKIAILIGDYLLVTANGMLARLKNQDLSYLISTALRDLSEGEFFGPRDCQNLPLPGKPSDGNSINFKISNDTAPLNNSNVLGSPKEEWMIRTLYNGGTLFGRGCEGAVLLAGKSAAEQKQAYLFGCHLCLAWQAASELQKFSSTSKEPVSLVSAPFLFAINENPELYDMVKDVHKIPSLDFEDIKAKVAETNAIERTKLLYSDNASKAIRYINMFGNNESVDAIKRFIET
- the LOC116773087 gene encoding all trans-polyprenyl-diphosphate synthase PDSS2-like, which encodes MFKPLKYIKSNCFTRITANASVRHSSCKREELDWRDVISEAEQIVGYPTSFLNLRWLFNDEIANTAIQLRKLVGTNHPLLKSAKNLLIGSKSNLQSVGLIILLASKAAGIDVRKYTRDHYDSGVLHAQRALAEIVEMKRTGHLIHKTMANLQEKEKHGKKYKDLLYGNKIVLLTGDYLLATCLQHLGGLHNNEVTELISTGLRDLVEGDFLGDHDDDHNPLPSRPKASNEVKSHYVWEEEDNLAKLGSNEFLGQGKDEWLLRTMLTSGSLLGKGCQGAMKLAGWGKDMERQAYILGGHLAIIWQLYLDVKDFFTHPYSYSLVGAPVIIALWEYPTIYSYIIESKLEKKPIEYKQLYYAVRATRSLEYLTIFLNEEIEAIMRNSDQFPVKDARAAIQKMAWTVHNETLQYME